The following are from one region of the Salvia hispanica cultivar TCC Black 2014 chromosome 1, UniMelb_Shisp_WGS_1.0, whole genome shotgun sequence genome:
- the LOC125201816 gene encoding 26S proteasome non-ATPase regulatory subunit 11 homolog, with translation MSSQHVPATEDSISAAKEKTAAEAIPLLYGILEDPSSSSEALKIKELAITDLSDRLREVGRAEELQSLLTKLRPFFSLIPKAKTAKLVRGIIDSVAKIPGTSDLQISLCKEIVQWTRAEKRTFLRQRIEARLAALLMESKEYSEALNLLSGLIKEVRRLDDKLLLVEIDLLESKLHFALRNLPKAKAALTAARTAANAVYVPPAQQGTIDLQSGILHAEEKDYKTAYSYFFEAFEAFNTLGDPQAIYGLKYMLLCKIMVNQAEDVAGIISSPKVGLQYKGPELDAMKAIADAHSKRSLKLFETALQNFKNELDEDPIVHRHLSALYDTLQEQNLCRLIEPFSRVEIAHIAELIELPSHQVEKKLSQMILDKKFAGTLDQGAGCLIIFDDPKTDAIYPATLETISNMEKVVDSLYARSAKIMA, from the coding sequence ATGTCATCTCAACATGTTCCTGCAACTGAGGATTCGATTAGTGCTGCTAAAGAGAAAACTGCGGCTGAGGCTATCCCTCTCCTTTATGGGATCCTTGAAGatccttcatcttcttcggaaGCCTTAAAGATCAAAGAATTGGCTATTACCGACCTATCAGATCGGCTGAGGGAAGTTGGGCGAGCAGAGGAACTGCAGAGCCTGCTGACTAAATTGCGGCCTTTCTTTTCCTTGATCCCAAAGGCGAAAACTGCAAAGCTCGTTCGTGGTATTATTGATTCAGTGGCTAAAATTCCTGGGACCTCTGATCTCCAAATATCTCTCTGCAAGGAGATAGTGCAATGGACAAGGGCTGAAAAGCGAACTTTTCTCCGTCAAAGAATTGAGGCTAGGCTTGCAGCTCTTCTGATGGAAAGTAAGGAATACTCGGAAGCACTGAATCTCCTTTCAGGTCTCATTAAGGAGGTTAGAAGGTTAGATGACAAGCTGCTGCTTGTGGAGATCGACTTGCTTGAGAGCAAACTCCATTTTGCTTTGAGAAACCTGCCCAAAGCCAAGGCTGCACTCACTGCAGCAAGAACAGCAGCAAATGCGGTGTATGTGCCCCCAGCGCAGCAGGGAACCATAGATTTGCAGAGTGGAATTCTCCATGCGGAAGAGAAGGACTACAAAACGGCATACAGCTACTTCTTTGAAGCATTTGAAGCTTTCAACACTCTTGGAGATCCCCAGGCAATTTACGGCCTTAAGTACATGCTTCTGTGCAAAATTATGGTGAACCAGGCTGAGGATGTGGCCGGAATTATATCATCGCCCAAGGTTGGTCTGCAATATAAAGGACCAGAACTAGATGCGATGAAGGCCATTGCTGATGCTCACTCAAAGCGCTCTCTGAAGCTCTTTGAGACTGCGCtgcaaaatttcaagaatgaGTTGGATGAAGACCCAATTGTCCACAGGCACCTTTCCGCCCTCTACGACACCCTGCAGGAGCAGAATCTTTGCAGATTGATCGAGCCATTCTCAAGAGTGGAGATTGCCCACATTGCTGAATTAATCGAATTGCCATCTCATCAAGTTGAGAAGAAATTATCTCAGATGATTTTGGATAAGAAGTTTGCAGGGACTCTAGACCAAGGAGCTGGATGCCTAATCATATTTGATGATCCCAAGACTGACGCTATCTACCCAGCGACTTTGGAGACTATATCAAACATGGAGAAGGTTGTTGACAGCCTCTATGCAAGGTCAGCCAAAATAATGGCATGA
- the LOC125201674 gene encoding uncharacterized protein LOC125201674 isoform X2 — MPTITAIALDRLIEPGAAKSMVQARNSPDSKLERRRSTANTIEIRAMDAPSSMVERGYGIPPNPKSERGVNDPPNPKLERGVSVPPRTKLKGGVGIHPNSKLERGVSVPPNTKLERGVAMSSHAPTTTVVDREHHWTQISPALYATPESTPLPDSPSSFPPSPYIINHKRRGPRLMKSFSEYDVATWKNKSDEIKVDKNESRAEKGVPSGCKDDSSIPTEVIDPAMDDYASRSGTGNAIQKNLTCVLNEKYGSSKIANSPVGKNGATKSVNFNLQQDGVVGSPVDPQESVSLETVGESEGNGGAERSYLSQATPITEFYDAWEELSSESGHQHPPPDFETELREIKLTLLMEIEKRKEAEENLNILQSQWQRICEQSSLVGLNLPADPTALGEGEEPVDPAAEICQQVYLTQFVSNSIGRGIAKAEVEMEMEAQIELKNSEIARLLDRLHYFEAVNQEMSYRNQEVVARRLRQRRKRRQRWIWGSISAALTLGSGVLLYSYLHGGKGSSSQSSAQSSETDRGSNK; from the exons ATTCTCCCGACTCAAAGCTTGAGAGGAGGCGTAGCACTGCGAACACTATAGAAATTAGGGCAATGGATGCTCCTAGCTCAATGGTGGAAAGGGGATACGGCATTCCTCCAAATCCTAAGTCGGAGAGGGGAGTTAATGATCCTCCGAACCCCAAGCTGGAGAGAGGTGTTAGTGTTCCTCCTCGCACGAAGCTGAAAGGAGGCGTTGGTATACATCCTAATTCGAAGCTCGAGAGGGGAGTTAGTGTGCCTCCTAATACGAAACTAGAGAGGGGTGTTGCTATGTCTTCTCATGCACCAACTACAACAGTTGTAGATAGAGAGCACCATTGGACTCAGATCTCGCCAGCCCTCTATGCCACTCCTGAATCAACTCCACTTCCTGATTCCCCATCTTCATTTCCCCCATCACCTTACATTATTAATCACAAGCGACGGGGCCCACGGCTCATGAAGAGTTTCTCTGAATATGACGTTGCAACTTGGAAGAATAAATCTGATGAGATCAAGGTGGATAAGAATGAGAGTAGGGCTGAAAAAGGTGTACCAAGTGGATGTAAAGATGACTCTAGTATTCCTACAGAGGTTATCGATCCTGCCATGGATGACTATGCTAGTCGCTCTGGTACTGGAAATGCCATCCAGAAGAATCTAACTTGTGTCTTAAACGAAAAATATGGAAGCAGTAAAATAGCGAATAGTCCAGTGGGGAAAAATGGTGCGACTAAATCTGTCAACTTCAATTTGCAGCAGGATGGAGTGGTTGGTAGTCCAGTTGATCCACAGGAATCAGTGAGTCTTGAGACCGTTGGTGAAAGTGAGGGTAACGGTGGAGCTGAACGGTCATATCTGAGTCAGGCGACTCCAATCACAGAGTTCTATGATGCTTGGGAAG AATTGTCGTCTGAAAGTGGACACCAGCATCCACCACCTGATTTTGAAACAGAACTGCGAGAAATTAAACTGACTTTGCTGATGGAGATTGAAAAGAGGAAGGAAGCAGAGGAAAACCTAAATATTCTGCAAAGTCAATGGCAGAGGATCTGTGAACAATCGTCTCTTGTAGGACTGAATCTTCCTGCTGATCCAACCGCTTTGGGAGAGGGTGAAGAACCTGTTGATCCAGCAGCTGAGATATGCCAACAAGTTTATCTTACCCAATTCGTGTCTAATTCAATTGGTAGAGGAATTGCAAAGGCTGAAGTTGAGATGGAGATGGAAGCGCAGATAGAGCTAAAGAACTCTGAAATTGCTCGCTTGTTGGACAGGCTTCATTACTTTGAAGCTGTGAACCAAGAGATGTCTTATAGAAACCAAGAAGTCGTAG CAAGGCGCCTCAGGCAAAGAAGGAAAAGACGACAAAGATGGATCTGGGGTTCGATTTCTGCTGCATTGACGCTTGGATCGGGCGTCTTATTGTACTCTTACTTACACGGtggaaaggggtcatcttcccaAAGCTCAGCACAATCTTCGGAGACTGACCGTGGCTCAAACAAGTGA
- the LOC125201674 gene encoding uncharacterized protein LOC125201674 isoform X1, protein MPTITAIALDRLIEPGAAKSMVQARNSPDSKLERRRSTANTIEIRAMDAPSSMVERGYGIPPNPKSERGVNDPPNPKLERGVSVPPRTKLKGGVGIHPNSKLERGVSVPPNTKLERGVAMSSHAPTTTVVDREHHWTQISPALYATPESTPLPDSPSSFPPSPYIINHKRRGPRLMKSFSEYDVATWKNKSDEIKVDKNESRAEKGVPSGCKDDSSIPTEVIDPAMDDYASRSGTGNAIQKNLTCVLNEKYGSSKIANSPVGKNGATKSVNFNLQQDGVVGSPVDPQESVSLETVGESEGNGGAERSYLSQATPITEFYDAWEELSSESGHQHPPPDFETELREIKLTLLMEIEKRKEAEENLNILQSQWQRICEQSSLVGLNLPADPTALGEGEEPVDPAAEICQQVYLTQFVSNSIGRGIAKAEVEMEMEAQIELKNSEIARLLDRLHYFEAVNQEMSYRNQEVVETARRLRQRRKRRQRWIWGSISAALTLGSGVLLYSYLHGGKGSSSQSSAQSSETDRGSNK, encoded by the exons ATTCTCCCGACTCAAAGCTTGAGAGGAGGCGTAGCACTGCGAACACTATAGAAATTAGGGCAATGGATGCTCCTAGCTCAATGGTGGAAAGGGGATACGGCATTCCTCCAAATCCTAAGTCGGAGAGGGGAGTTAATGATCCTCCGAACCCCAAGCTGGAGAGAGGTGTTAGTGTTCCTCCTCGCACGAAGCTGAAAGGAGGCGTTGGTATACATCCTAATTCGAAGCTCGAGAGGGGAGTTAGTGTGCCTCCTAATACGAAACTAGAGAGGGGTGTTGCTATGTCTTCTCATGCACCAACTACAACAGTTGTAGATAGAGAGCACCATTGGACTCAGATCTCGCCAGCCCTCTATGCCACTCCTGAATCAACTCCACTTCCTGATTCCCCATCTTCATTTCCCCCATCACCTTACATTATTAATCACAAGCGACGGGGCCCACGGCTCATGAAGAGTTTCTCTGAATATGACGTTGCAACTTGGAAGAATAAATCTGATGAGATCAAGGTGGATAAGAATGAGAGTAGGGCTGAAAAAGGTGTACCAAGTGGATGTAAAGATGACTCTAGTATTCCTACAGAGGTTATCGATCCTGCCATGGATGACTATGCTAGTCGCTCTGGTACTGGAAATGCCATCCAGAAGAATCTAACTTGTGTCTTAAACGAAAAATATGGAAGCAGTAAAATAGCGAATAGTCCAGTGGGGAAAAATGGTGCGACTAAATCTGTCAACTTCAATTTGCAGCAGGATGGAGTGGTTGGTAGTCCAGTTGATCCACAGGAATCAGTGAGTCTTGAGACCGTTGGTGAAAGTGAGGGTAACGGTGGAGCTGAACGGTCATATCTGAGTCAGGCGACTCCAATCACAGAGTTCTATGATGCTTGGGAAG AATTGTCGTCTGAAAGTGGACACCAGCATCCACCACCTGATTTTGAAACAGAACTGCGAGAAATTAAACTGACTTTGCTGATGGAGATTGAAAAGAGGAAGGAAGCAGAGGAAAACCTAAATATTCTGCAAAGTCAATGGCAGAGGATCTGTGAACAATCGTCTCTTGTAGGACTGAATCTTCCTGCTGATCCAACCGCTTTGGGAGAGGGTGAAGAACCTGTTGATCCAGCAGCTGAGATATGCCAACAAGTTTATCTTACCCAATTCGTGTCTAATTCAATTGGTAGAGGAATTGCAAAGGCTGAAGTTGAGATGGAGATGGAAGCGCAGATAGAGCTAAAGAACTCTGAAATTGCTCGCTTGTTGGACAGGCTTCATTACTTTGAAGCTGTGAACCAAGAGATGTCTTATAGAAACCAAGAAGTCGTAG AAACAGCAAGGCGCCTCAGGCAAAGAAGGAAAAGACGACAAAGATGGATCTGGGGTTCGATTTCTGCTGCATTGACGCTTGGATCGGGCGTCTTATTGTACTCTTACTTACACGGtggaaaggggtcatcttcccaAAGCTCAGCACAATCTTCGGAGACTGACCGTGGCTCAAACAAGTGA